In one Candidatus Poribacteria bacterium genomic region, the following are encoded:
- a CDS encoding phosphodiester glycosidase family protein, with translation MANPVIPSFHQTSQTDPTYRDFTFHVSGFILSICLFVITGQSVQAAIHRTNLFSDLHPGVHIYRYDWREEGCVIYVAEMDRSHIDLHFEAAIARDQILGKETVSSIAHRRSQRGDRRVLVAINGGFGVLGDMRGYGGALENLHIQAGELLTQPASDREACFGVTSDGEFLIGPVQMEAAVTIGTYNFPLECINQRFLDGCQSILYTPRMGDSTHTNRKRAYEITLTGFNLPITPKYESEFVIDRFGKGGNNPIPENGVVISFRSRIDKKLETQLSAGKHGKIEIELKPAIWNRAIQAIGGRIRLVKSGRVNEILEKHHHAQKNHTPGKRQRDLALSYEPRTALGYNEQKLILIVVDGRRADYSTGLSLYRLASLLIEFGAKEAINLDGGSSSTFVVDGKIVNRPSGQSERDVLNAVFITVNQPR, from the coding sequence ATGGCTAACCCCGTAATCCCCTCCTTCCATCAGACATCACAGACGGATCCAACCTACCGGGATTTCACGTTCCACGTTTCAGGTTTCATTCTCAGCATCTGCCTTTTTGTGATTACCGGTCAATCCGTCCAAGCAGCTATCCATCGTACAAATCTGTTTAGCGATCTGCATCCGGGCGTCCATATCTATCGGTACGATTGGCGCGAGGAGGGGTGTGTCATCTACGTCGCCGAAATGGATCGCTCCCATATCGACCTCCATTTTGAAGCAGCAATCGCCAGGGACCAGATCCTAGGCAAGGAAACCGTCAGTTCCATCGCACATCGACGCTCACAGCGTGGTGACCGCCGCGTCTTGGTCGCCATCAACGGTGGATTTGGCGTTCTCGGTGATATGAGAGGATATGGAGGCGCGTTGGAAAATCTACATATCCAAGCCGGGGAGTTGTTGACGCAGCCTGCTTCGGATAGAGAGGCGTGTTTCGGCGTAACATCAGATGGCGAATTCTTGATTGGGCCCGTCCAAATGGAAGCTGCCGTGACCATCGGGACATATAACTTCCCACTGGAGTGCATCAACCAAAGATTCCTCGATGGCTGCCAATCCATCCTTTATACTCCCCGCATGGGCGACTCCACACACACGAATCGTAAGCGCGCTTATGAAATTACCTTAACTGGATTCAATTTGCCAATCACACCTAAATACGAGAGCGAGTTTGTTATTGATCGGTTTGGGAAAGGTGGTAACAACCCGATTCCCGAAAACGGTGTAGTCATCTCCTTCCGCTCACGAATCGACAAAAAGTTGGAGACACAGTTAAGTGCAGGAAAACACGGAAAGATCGAAATTGAGCTCAAGCCAGCTATCTGGAATCGCGCAATTCAAGCAATCGGCGGTCGAATCCGACTTGTGAAAAGTGGACGGGTGAACGAAATCCTAGAAAAGCATCACCACGCCCAGAAAAATCACACCCCCGGAAAACGGCAGCGCGACTTGGCGTTGAGCTACGAACCACGCACAGCCCTCGGCTACAATGAACAGAAGTTGATTCTGATTGTCGTGGACGGGCGAAGGGCGGATTATAGCACCGGATTATCCCTATATCGACTCGCGAGCCTCCTTATCGAATTCGGCGCAAAAGAGGCAATTAATCTGGACGGCGGCTCATCAAGCACCTTCGTGGTCGATGGAAAAATCGTCAATCGGCCCTCCGGACAGAGTGAACGTGATGTCCTCAACGCCGTTTTTATTACGGTCAATCAGCCCCGGTAA
- the folB gene encoding dihydroneopterin aldolase: MDKIILKGIQFHGYHGVAEAERQLGQKYEIDLELMTDLSDAGKTDDLTRTIDYAQIVQLAIEIGTQQSFQLFETLAETIAEAILAQFQIEEARITVKKLSPPIAPTLTYAGVEIHRKRKPNG; this comes from the coding sequence ATGGACAAAATCATTCTCAAAGGCATTCAATTTCACGGCTATCACGGCGTCGCAGAAGCAGAGCGTCAGCTTGGGCAGAAGTATGAAATAGACCTTGAGCTGATGACCGATCTCTCCGACGCCGGCAAAACCGATGACCTCACCCGCACAATCGACTACGCCCAAATTGTCCAACTGGCAATTGAAATTGGAACCCAGCAGTCATTCCAACTCTTTGAAACCCTCGCCGAAACGATTGCGGAGGCAATCCTCGCTCAATTCCAAATCGAGGAAGCCCGAATAACCGTCAAAAAATTATCACCTCCCATCGCACCAACCCTCACCTATGCAGGCGTCGAAATCCATAGAAAGCGAAAGCCAAATGGCTAA
- a CDS encoding T9SS type A sorting domain-containing protein codes for MPATFHAISDTEAPPIIADVNNDGVVNVLDLILIASNFGQSRQNDADVNRDGVVSILDLVLAAGMFEEEAAAPSAQSQVPEIPTAVEVQGWLTDARALQVRYPLMKRGVLVLEQLLVFLTPRETELLANFPNPFNPETWIPYRLAEDAFVTLTIYDLSGQVVCTLDVGHRIASAYESRSRAIYWAGKNGLGKPVASGVYFYTLTAGGFSATRRMLILK; via the coding sequence GTGCCAGCGACCTTCCACGCCATCTCCGATACGGAAGCACCACCGATTATAGCAGATGTCAACAACGACGGTGTTGTGAATGTCCTAGACCTCATCTTGATTGCATCCAATTTCGGGCAGTCTAGGCAGAATGATGCAGATGTCAACCGAGATGGGGTTGTCAGTATTCTGGATCTGGTATTAGCTGCGGGCATGTTTGAGGAAGAGGCAGCCGCGCCATCAGCACAATCACAAGTGCCTGAAATACCCACAGCGGTAGAAGTTCAAGGGTGGCTGACTGACGCGAGAGCACTTCAGGTTAGGTATCCCCTCATGAAACGAGGAGTTCTGGTGCTTGAACAGCTCTTGGTATTCTTAACTCCAAGGGAGACGGAACTACTAGCAAACTTTCCAAATCCCTTTAACCCAGAGACGTGGATACCGTATCGGCTAGCTGAGGATGCTTTCGTCACCTTGACCATCTATGACCTAAGCGGTCAGGTTGTCTGCACGCTGGATGTTGGGCATCGGATCGCATCGGCCTACGAAAGTCGGTCAAGGGCAATCTACTGGGCTGGAAAAAACGGATTGGGTAAGCCGGTGGCAAGTGGTGTGTACTTTTACACCCTGACGGCGGGAGGCTTTTCCGCCACACGGCGGATGTTGATACTGAAGTAA
- a CDS encoding DUF433 domain-containing protein: MPVFAGTCVPVAILIDYLKAGDSLERFLDGFPTVKRAQAIAFLDMALEAALIEEPSVRPA, translated from the coding sequence ATGCCCGTCTTTGCCGGTACGTGTGTGCCCGTCGCGATATTGATTGATTACCTTAAAGCAGGGGACTCCTTGGAACGTTTTCTGGATGGCTTTCCTACAGTCAAGCGTGCACAAGCCATCGCTTTTTTAGACATGGCTCTCGAAGCTGCCCTGATAGAAGAACCAAGTGTACGCCCTGCTTAG
- a CDS encoding KamA family radical SAM protein — translation MEEWKKLVRDTVNTPEKLAAIFDVDLDEIKRVHEVFPIRINPYYLSLIEEPGDPIWKQVVPDPKELIRTGFEEDDPLGEEDDSLVPNVTHRYPDRVLFYVNYMCPIYCRFCTRKRKVGDPDSIPDNNIEMGLDYIRSHPEIRDVIISGGDSLMLTDRKIDYIVGSLRAIEHLEIIRIGSRVPVTLPQRITPELCAILKQYHPFYINTHFNHPREVTPETEKACGMLVDAGIPVGNQAVLLKGVNDDPAVMVDLMKKLLKIRVRPYYIYQADLVYGTDHFRTSIKTGLEIVSALRGHISGLGVPHYVVDAPGGGGKIALIPDPVVSFDDDEIQLKNYEGNTYSYPSTSFYDEDW, via the coding sequence ATGGAAGAATGGAAAAAGCTCGTTCGGGATACCGTCAATACACCTGAAAAACTTGCTGCTATTTTCGATGTAGATCTCGACGAGATAAAGCGCGTTCACGAAGTATTTCCTATCCGTATCAACCCTTACTATTTAAGCCTGATCGAGGAGCCGGGAGACCCGATCTGGAAACAGGTTGTCCCAGACCCAAAGGAACTGATCCGAACCGGTTTTGAAGAAGACGATCCACTCGGCGAAGAAGATGATAGCCTTGTCCCCAACGTCACGCATCGCTATCCGGATCGGGTGCTGTTTTACGTCAATTACATGTGCCCGATCTACTGCCGATTCTGCACTCGAAAGCGTAAAGTGGGAGATCCGGATTCCATCCCCGACAACAATATCGAAATGGGCTTGGACTATATCCGAAGTCACCCTGAAATCCGTGACGTAATTATCTCCGGGGGGGATTCGTTGATGCTGACGGATCGGAAGATCGATTATATCGTCGGCAGTCTCCGCGCCATTGAACACCTTGAAATTATCCGAATCGGTTCGCGTGTTCCAGTCACTTTACCACAACGTATCACGCCGGAGTTATGTGCGATTCTCAAACAGTACCACCCTTTTTATATTAACACCCACTTCAATCACCCGCGAGAAGTTACGCCGGAAACTGAGAAAGCGTGTGGCATGTTAGTAGATGCCGGTATCCCTGTCGGCAATCAGGCAGTCCTGCTCAAAGGCGTCAACGACGATCCCGCGGTCATGGTTGATTTGATGAAGAAACTCCTCAAAATCCGCGTCAGACCCTACTATATCTATCAGGCAGACCTCGTTTACGGAACAGATCACTTCCGCACGTCCATCAAAACAGGCCTGGAAATTGTCTCCGCATTGCGCGGGCATATCTCTGGGCTCGGTGTACCACACTATGTGGTTGATGCCCCCGGCGGCGGTGGAAAAATCGCGCTCATCCCAGATCCAGTCGTGTCGTTCGACGATGATGAAATCCAGTTGAAAAACTACGAAGGCAACACCTACAGCTATCCAAGCACCTCTTTCTACGATGAGGATTGGTAG
- a CDS encoding peptidylprolyl isomerase, protein MPTTKSVLWLWTIILTTCNGCDKTKPNAILETNKGRIVIELYPDAAPKTVDNFATLIQQGFYDGLSFHRYVPEFVIQGGDPTGDGTGGPGWMIYGEFQDPQLRSKMPKHEKGTVAMARTQQPNSAGSQFYICLNPDSNGYQHLEGEYTAFGRVIEGLDVVDELRQGDRMNKVTLKDYEPTTESEK, encoded by the coding sequence ATGCCAACTACAAAATCTGTGTTATGGTTGTGGACCATCATCCTCACCACCTGCAACGGGTGTGACAAAACCAAACCCAATGCAATCTTGGAGACGAACAAAGGACGGATCGTTATCGAACTCTACCCCGATGCCGCGCCGAAAACAGTTGATAATTTCGCAACCCTCATCCAACAGGGGTTCTACGACGGGCTCTCCTTCCATCGGTATGTGCCTGAATTTGTAATCCAAGGAGGCGACCCAACGGGTGACGGCACCGGAGGACCCGGGTGGATGATCTACGGCGAATTCCAAGACCCTCAACTTCGGTCGAAAATGCCCAAGCACGAAAAAGGGACTGTCGCAATGGCACGAACGCAACAGCCGAATTCTGCGGGCAGTCAATTCTATATCTGCTTGAATCCAGACTCCAACGGATATCAGCACCTCGAAGGCGAATACACCGCCTTTGGGCGCGTCATCGAAGGGCTAGACGTCGTTGATGAACTTCGACAAGGTGATAGGATGAATAAAGTTACACTCAAGGACTACGAGCCGACAACAGAAAGCGAGAAATAA
- a CDS encoding type II toxin-antitoxin system HicB family antitoxin translates to MNNDIFNGFTVNIFLDEDGDYLAHFVEMPNISAFADTPEGALKELTVAWQGVKESYRKHNDPIPKAPPRKRQASAPSLVSAGTVTPQ, encoded by the coding sequence ATGAATAACGACATATTCAACGGATTCACCGTAAACATATTTCTTGATGAAGACGGCGATTATCTAGCCCATTTTGTCGAGATGCCCAATATATCCGCATTCGCAGACACACCGGAAGGGGCACTGAAAGAACTCACAGTTGCTTGGCAAGGAGTCAAAGAGAGTTACCGAAAACATAACGACCCCATCCCAAAAGCACCTCCACGGAAAAGGCAAGCGTCTGCACCTTCCCTAGTGTCGGCCGGGACTGTCACACCCCAATAA
- a CDS encoding aspartate aminotransferase family protein — translation MTTAEIKAMATEYIMNTYGERSLAFVRGEGAYLWDAEGKKYLDFLGGLAVNGLGHCHPNVVAAIREQAGKLLHISNLYYIEPQARLAKMLIDNSDMDQCFFCNSGAEANEAGIKLARKFTRDQGRDAYEIITMDNSFHGRTMATITATAQPKYHKGFEPMVPGFTYVPYDDLSAVEAAISDKTCGILVEAIQSEGGVNTPGSGYMEGLRELCDTHNLVLILDEVQTAMGRLGPLFGYQSYGIIPDIITMAKSLGGGAPIGAMLAKGHIAASFVPGTHAATFGGNPLVTAAACATVQTILNENLGENAVKMGDYLENKLMAFKDQYPIKEVRGKGLLRGLVLSVDANAVAAKCIENGLITICTNDYVLRFLPPLNITAAHVDEAVSIVEKSLAETL, via the coding sequence ATGACAACAGCGGAAATTAAAGCAATGGCTACAGAGTATATTATGAACACATACGGTGAACGCTCGCTGGCGTTTGTCCGTGGAGAAGGGGCTTATCTTTGGGATGCAGAGGGCAAGAAATACCTCGATTTCCTAGGTGGTCTAGCCGTCAACGGATTGGGACATTGCCATCCTAACGTGGTCGCAGCCATCCGTGAGCAAGCAGGGAAACTCCTGCACATCTCCAATCTCTACTACATCGAACCACAAGCCCGGCTCGCGAAAATGCTTATTGATAACTCTGATATGGATCAATGCTTCTTCTGCAACAGCGGTGCCGAAGCCAACGAAGCCGGGATTAAACTTGCACGGAAGTTTACCAGAGACCAAGGCAGAGACGCGTACGAGATCATCACGATGGACAACTCATTCCATGGGCGTACAATGGCAACGATAACCGCAACCGCTCAACCCAAATATCACAAGGGTTTTGAGCCGATGGTTCCGGGGTTCACCTACGTCCCGTACGATGACCTCTCCGCTGTGGAAGCCGCAATCAGTGACAAGACCTGCGGCATCCTTGTGGAAGCGATCCAGTCCGAAGGCGGAGTCAACACACCGGGCAGCGGTTACATGGAAGGGCTGCGCGAACTCTGTGACACACATAATCTGGTCCTCATCCTTGATGAAGTACAAACGGCGATGGGACGGCTAGGTCCACTATTTGGGTATCAAAGTTACGGCATTATCCCGGACATCATCACAATGGCAAAGTCCCTCGGTGGAGGGGCGCCAATCGGTGCGATGCTCGCTAAAGGGCATATCGCAGCAAGTTTTGTCCCCGGCACCCACGCGGCGACGTTTGGAGGAAATCCGCTAGTGACCGCCGCAGCATGTGCAACAGTCCAAACCATCCTCAATGAAAACCTAGGCGAAAATGCGGTCAAAATGGGTGACTATTTGGAAAACAAACTGATGGCATTTAAAGACCAATACCCGATCAAAGAGGTACGCGGCAAAGGCTTGCTGCGTGGGTTGGTGCTGTCTGTTGATGCCAACGCAGTCGCCGCGAAGTGTATCGAAAATGGCTTAATCACGATTTGCACAAATGATTATGTCCTTCGCTTCTTGCCACCGCTCAATATCACCGCTGCCCACGTTGACGAAGCGGTTTCGATCGTCGAGAAATCGCTAGCTGAGACTCTCTAA
- a CDS encoding tRNA-guanine transglycosylase, with product MSDTSDYQTTVQRQAGRIGELHLQRNGIALPPLSTPILFPVLSFMTSTSTNGGGIWKYLLKDVMKYDVPILSQVLHFLDFNLRGKHIGYWREKPMRERYREPNGPYDAPMFLDSGGFKLLYNAGLSLSEFGIHKETEADNILDFQLDLGGDIIASLDYPLPPGLVRAEAEIRMDRSLQNAFRVAEKLAAMDNPPYLYICCHGQSREDIQIYVTHVFERLVGALPSFGLAVGSLVPLRGDNDSEVLSRICGVLDAIPESARDRTPIHAFGVSGNLTPILAYLGVDSFDSTSYIQAARSLSYSHPETGKKLKILELDTMECTCRVCRESSLEEMQQAFMEAKSYRLTSTGKYKSYYYAKIALHNFEMEVKTLKHMVKGIKADNSLAAVVDHASKARGVRDAVNWLIENDNDFATKMSKTVVSTPKRLTTQRTQPSLSLNYTPDSFSIPPDYQPPPEKRILLTIPCAGQKPYSLSRTHSIVNTTLRTAFGGDQQFIHKITLSGLYGPVPEEFESREAVVRYDFQLLPRNAAQIQLSADRFNAYLDRHKAHYELIVGYATSRAYRKVLELVGKHHPDFILLPTKPKQKRLSEFFRHIHLDELIKILSSVLAKKSK from the coding sequence ATGAGTGACACGTCAGATTATCAAACGACAGTCCAGCGGCAAGCTGGCAGGATCGGAGAACTCCACTTACAGCGCAACGGGATCGCACTCCCACCGCTATCAACACCAATTTTATTTCCCGTCCTCTCATTCATGACGAGCACGAGCACAAATGGGGGTGGGATATGGAAATACCTGCTGAAAGACGTTATGAAATACGACGTGCCAATCCTCTCGCAGGTATTACATTTCCTCGATTTTAACCTCAGAGGCAAGCACATCGGCTACTGGCGAGAAAAACCGATGCGCGAACGCTACCGAGAGCCCAACGGCCCCTATGATGCCCCCATGTTTCTGGATTCGGGCGGCTTCAAACTGCTCTACAACGCCGGGCTTTCCCTCTCAGAATTCGGTATCCATAAGGAGACCGAGGCGGATAATATTCTAGACTTCCAACTCGATCTGGGTGGTGATATCATCGCTTCCCTCGATTATCCACTACCGCCCGGTCTCGTCCGCGCCGAAGCCGAAATCCGTATGGATCGGAGCCTTCAGAATGCGTTCCGAGTTGCAGAGAAACTCGCAGCTATGGACAACCCGCCCTACCTGTACATCTGTTGTCACGGACAATCCAGAGAAGATATTCAAATCTACGTCACGCATGTTTTTGAGCGGCTGGTGGGAGCGCTCCCCTCCTTCGGACTTGCAGTCGGCTCGCTCGTACCATTGCGGGGCGACAACGATTCAGAGGTGCTATCCCGGATATGTGGTGTACTCGACGCCATCCCGGAATCAGCACGGGACCGGACACCGATCCACGCCTTCGGCGTTTCTGGCAATCTAACCCCAATACTCGCTTACTTGGGGGTCGATAGTTTTGACAGCACGAGTTACATTCAAGCTGCGCGTAGCTTAAGCTATTCACATCCGGAGACAGGGAAAAAACTAAAGATCCTGGAGTTGGATACGATGGAGTGCACCTGTCGTGTCTGTCGGGAGTCTTCGCTCGAAGAGATGCAACAAGCATTCATGGAAGCAAAAAGCTATCGACTCACCTCAACGGGAAAATACAAAAGCTACTACTACGCCAAAATTGCGTTGCACAATTTTGAGATGGAGGTCAAAACTCTCAAACACATGGTGAAGGGAATTAAAGCCGACAATTCGCTCGCAGCAGTAGTCGATCACGCCTCAAAGGCACGCGGTGTTCGGGACGCAGTTAACTGGTTAATCGAAAACGACAATGATTTTGCAACGAAGATGTCAAAGACCGTGGTCTCCACACCTAAACGTTTGACGACTCAACGGACGCAACCATCGCTCTCGTTGAACTATACTCCCGACTCGTTTTCAATACCCCCAGATTATCAGCCTCCTCCAGAAAAACGGATTCTTTTGACAATCCCTTGTGCTGGCCAGAAGCCGTATTCCCTGTCACGCACCCATTCCATTGTAAACACCACACTCCGCACCGCATTTGGCGGGGATCAGCAGTTCATCCATAAAATCACTCTATCGGGACTTTATGGACCCGTCCCCGAAGAATTTGAATCGCGGGAGGCAGTAGTCCGCTACGACTTTCAGTTGTTGCCTCGGAACGCTGCCCAAATTCAACTCAGCGCAGATAGGTTCAACGCCTATCTCGATCGGCATAAAGCACACTATGAACTGATCGTGGGTTATGCTACAAGCCGTGCCTACCGCAAGGTCTTAGAGCTGGTCGGCAAGCATCACCCGGATTTCATCTTGCTACCAACTAAGCCCAAGCAGAAAAGACTTTCCGAGTTTTTCCGACACATCCATCTCGACGAACTCATAAAAATATTATCCAGTGTATTGGCTAAAAAATCGAAATAG
- a CDS encoding sugar phosphate isomerase/epimerase encodes MRFGVCAPLEKIDRLAAVGYDYIELGVRNALIPEASDAEFQKIQERVAQSTLKPEAYSGFIPGDLRVVGDVVDFPRLSRYVETACRRAKEIGGEIIVYGSSGSRNLEDGYSEESALDQIAEFLDMAADHAEANDITIVIEPICHREGNILRTVADGLEMAQRVNREGIQLLADLYHVWQEDEPMQNIIDAAEWLAHVHIAEPAKRSYPGNDDFDFEEFFTALEGAGYDGRVSCECSFDDFDVDVETALRTMKAYV; translated from the coding sequence ATGAGATTTGGCGTTTGCGCTCCGCTCGAAAAGATTGATAGGCTCGCAGCGGTTGGCTATGATTACATTGAATTAGGAGTGAGAAATGCGCTCATTCCAGAAGCGAGCGATGCGGAGTTTCAAAAGATTCAGGAACGCGTGGCACAGTCAACTTTGAAGCCGGAGGCGTATTCAGGTTTTATTCCAGGTGATTTGCGCGTCGTCGGGGACGTGGTTGATTTCCCACGGCTGTCGCGCTATGTCGAAACCGCGTGTCGTCGAGCGAAGGAGATTGGTGGGGAGATTATCGTTTATGGAAGCAGTGGCTCTCGCAATCTTGAGGACGGTTATTCAGAAGAGAGCGCGTTAGATCAGATTGCGGAGTTTCTGGACATGGCTGCAGATCACGCAGAAGCGAATGATATTACGATCGTAATTGAGCCAATCTGTCATAGGGAGGGAAATATCCTCCGCACTGTTGCTGATGGGTTGGAGATGGCGCAACGGGTTAATCGAGAGGGGATTCAGTTGCTAGCAGACCTATACCATGTCTGGCAAGAGGATGAGCCGATGCAAAATATCATTGATGCGGCAGAGTGGTTGGCGCACGTCCATATCGCCGAGCCGGCGAAACGATCGTATCCGGGCAACGATGACTTCGATTTCGAGGAGTTCTTTACCGCCCTTGAGGGTGCTGGCTACGATGGGCGTGTCTCATGCGAATGCAGTTTTGATGATTTTGATGTTGATGTGGAAACTGCGCTCCGAACGATGAAAGCGTATGTCTAG
- the rsgA gene encoding ribosome small subunit-dependent GTPase A, whose product MDTIQGRVIRARTSFYDVQDGDAVLRCQLRGRVKRAQRSAEGRQIYADPVAVGDEVIVTPLDNDEGVIEEILSRRTKFSRRHPGKRDAIEQIVVANADQVVIVLSTRLPDLNYRFLDRFLILAEVGEMDAVVCINKVDLIDVVEQQKLGSILSAYEQLGHPVIFTSINYPQSIEPFRDALRDKFSVIVGASGVGKSSLLNTVQPGLGLRVGEVGLKTGKGRHTTTLVELFCLDFGGEVADTPGIREVGLWGVDTENLDLYFPEMENYLGKCKYTDCVHLSEPGCAVTEAVNTGEISDVRYLSYVSLRNEENIENSPSIP is encoded by the coding sequence ATGGATACGATTCAAGGACGAGTCATTCGAGCTAGAACTAGCTTCTATGATGTTCAGGATGGTGACGCGGTGCTTCGTTGTCAGCTGCGGGGGCGTGTCAAGCGTGCCCAGAGATCTGCAGAGGGGAGGCAGATCTACGCGGATCCCGTTGCCGTTGGGGATGAGGTCATTGTGACGCCACTCGATAATGACGAGGGGGTCATTGAGGAGATTTTATCGCGTCGGACAAAATTTTCGCGCAGACACCCCGGCAAGCGTGATGCCATCGAACAGATTGTTGTTGCGAACGCGGATCAGGTGGTTATTGTTCTCTCAACTCGTTTGCCTGACCTTAATTATCGTTTCTTGGATCGATTCCTAATTTTGGCAGAAGTGGGGGAGATGGATGCGGTTGTCTGCATCAATAAAGTTGACCTCATCGATGTAGTAGAACAGCAAAAATTGGGTTCAATCTTGAGCGCCTACGAGCAACTCGGGCATCCAGTGATTTTTACAAGTATCAATTATCCACAGAGCATTGAACCTTTTCGGGACGCGCTACGAGATAAGTTTAGCGTCATCGTTGGTGCGTCCGGCGTGGGAAAGTCAAGCCTACTGAATACGGTTCAACCGGGACTGGGCTTGCGTGTCGGCGAAGTGGGACTGAAAACGGGGAAGGGTAGGCATACAACAACACTGGTGGAACTTTTTTGCTTGGATTTTGGCGGTGAGGTGGCGGATACGCCCGGCATTCGAGAGGTCGGCTTGTGGGGCGTCGATACGGAGAATCTCGATCTCTATTTTCCGGAGATGGAAAATTATCTTGGCAAGTGCAAATACACAGATTGTGTCCATCTGTCTGAGCCGGGTTGTGCGGTTACCGAGGCGGTCAACACGGGCGAAATTAGCGATGTTCGCTATCTGAGTTATGTTTCGCTGAGAAACGAGGAGAATATAGAGAACTCGCCCTCCATTCCATAA
- the pth gene encoding aminoacyl-tRNA hydrolase yields MSTPRKLIVGLGNPGPRYENTKHNLGFWVVNELLLRLQLDRLAPLCKSLVARTEWHDSEVILAKPMTYMNNSGQAVNMLVQKFDIFPHELCVVYDDLNLDIGVLRMRRAGSDGGHNGIKSIIHHLGTQDFPRLRVGIGKVEGDWMDHVLNEFSAAEREDINWAIPCAADAIETFVIEDVQTAMNRFNGCAPPKHDP; encoded by the coding sequence ATGTCCACACCAAGAAAGCTAATCGTTGGACTCGGAAACCCCGGTCCCCGATACGAAAATACGAAGCATAACCTCGGATTTTGGGTTGTCAACGAACTCCTCTTACGATTGCAGCTAGATCGGCTAGCGCCCTTGTGTAAGTCACTTGTCGCTCGAACAGAATGGCACGACTCCGAAGTTATCCTTGCCAAACCGATGACTTATATGAACAACAGCGGACAAGCTGTCAACATGCTTGTTCAGAAGTTTGACATCTTCCCGCATGAGCTATGCGTAGTTTATGATGATCTGAACCTAGACATCGGTGTGCTACGGATGAGAAGGGCGGGAAGCGACGGTGGACATAACGGGATAAAGTCAATTATCCATCACCTCGGCACACAGGATTTCCCGCGTTTACGTGTGGGGATCGGAAAGGTGGAAGGAGATTGGATGGATCATGTTCTCAACGAATTTTCCGCCGCCGAGAGAGAAGATATCAATTGGGCAATTCCCTGCGCAGCTGACGCGATTGAGACGTTTGTAATAGAGGATGTCCAAACAGCAATGAATCGTTTTAACGGATGCGCTCCTCCGAAACATGACCCTTGA